In Bombus affinis isolate iyBomAffi1 chromosome 8, iyBomAffi1.2, whole genome shotgun sequence, the following proteins share a genomic window:
- the LOC126919601 gene encoding uncharacterized protein LOC126919601, which yields MEDFNDGVDGKLAFRMRKVNPEQFHTLVKMHLSFELDLNTEDNDCINEKTKLKKWGLLSFSKKPKSTINLQKGVEGASLSEDGINQVKQLIEYLSKEQNIIQEGIFRRTGKLTRQQDLKSALYQGIPLNLNDGRYSVHDCASVLKGFLAELPEPLLSDLHYPAHCQIAELCSSDLSGNDARLLRSLQLLLLLLPSINRVLLKYVLNLLNKTASFESNNKMNCDSLATLFTPHLMCPRKLSPEALHINSQNLSCLVAFMIKKENELFEIPPKLATDIRAYWVEQERKLLSPKNIDLNESIPDTTGTAHTVFSFVDHKLTAKANSTQDTQAALAQLYAHIQAMPESAKKRRLVKQFNKENGQGTPRQVKHFRTKSLGDSIKKHIFQKKILGHKKFDINIGCNITRSNSEENILSSNLEKSLLQTKVLLSKSDDELSMENYDTNNDSLLHTKHISNSTGSLNTPTLRSYKDKRKAILMKFVNINEEQIGQYHDWNINKSDKGSYIDESINSKSSNANISLQDSNKELRGENNTAINTDRLSRQLSEPPDMYSSQSTLYETSQNELYRQSSEPTFSVSEATHTEMISITKYSEENKKAVEHSKMESHSDNACVHLSPVMKNRLWNVYVAHTSTPSNLLRKSLVTNDYMLTPITNNDKSMSPITQSATKMTKAMQETMMTPRSRKPVMMVSGSNLCNLASVNNSWNQQSNNMHGPNLDIIGPINCTSILEESQKPNNTDSEIVYNEVIDLEDKENLNKNTTEKRRFVTSITDDYHTIKQQSTMSITSTFREYLLSRSVLTASPVDLSFSSRTGDFEQSESDLNILNEDGLSESLLCCLNGNQPESDTSGIASGSTNSANSSEKNEEVASSPRKRATSLQRNDSKKSIKESRKLRSIQGQGFRNKQLSESTLNSVKIKDTFQETSF from the exons ATGGAAGATTTTAACGATGGTGTGGATGGTAAATTGGCTTTTAGAATGCGAAAAGTCAATCCAGAACAATTTCACACTCTCGTCAAAATGCATCTATCTTTTGAATTGGACCTCAATACTGAGGA caATGATTGCATCAATGAAAAGACAAAGCTAAAAAAGTGGGGTCTCTTAAGCTTTTCAAAGAAACCTAAGTCAACAATTAATTTACAAAAAGGAGTTGAAGGTGCTAGCTTATCTGAAGATGGAATAAATCAAGTAAAACAGTTGATAGAATATTTATCTAAAGAACAAA atattataCAAGAAGGTATATTTCGACGTACTGGTAAATTAACAAGGCAACAAGATTTAAAAAGTGCATTGTATCAAGGCATTCCATTGAATCTTAATGATGGCCGATACAGTGTACATGATTGTGCATCAGTATTAAAAGGATTTTTGGCTGAATTACCAGAGCCATTGTTATCAGATTTACATTATCCTGCACATTGTCAAATTGCTG agtTATGTAGTTCTGATTTAAGTGGGAATGATGCAAGGTTATTAAGATCCCTGCAACTACTTTTATTACTTCTACCATCTATAAACAGAGTTTTACTTAAGTATGTCTTGAATCTTCTGAATAAAACAGCTAGTTTTGAatctaataataaaatgaacTGTGATAGCCTTGCTACACTTTTTACACCACACTTAATGTGTCCAAGAAAATTATCACCAGAAGCTTTACATATCAATTCTCAAAATTTATCATGTTTAGTTGCCTTCATGATTAAAAAGGAAAATGAACTATTTGAAATTCCACCAAAACTAGCTACAGATATCAGAGCATATTGGGTAGAACAAGAAAGAAAATTACTAAGCCCTAAAAATATAGAT TTAAATGAATCTATACCAGATACAACAGGTACAGCACACACAGTATTCAGTTTTGTGGATCATAAATTAACAGCAAAGGCAAATTCTACGCAAGATACTCAGGCAGCATTAGCACAACTGTATGCTCATATACAAGCTATGCCAGAGTCAGCTAAAAAACGTAGGCTTGTAAAACAATTTAATAAAGAAAATGGTCAAGGTACACCAAGACAAGTTAAACATTTTCGAACTAAAAGTCTTGGAGATTCAATTAAAAAACACATATTCCAGAAAAAGATTTTGGGGCataaaaaatttgatattaatatagGTTGTAATATCACTAGATCAAATAGTGAAGAAAATATATTGTCATCg AATCTAGAAAAATCATTACTTCAAACAAAAGTATTACTTAGCAAATCAGATGATGAGCTTAGCATGGAAAATTATGATACAAATAATGATAGCCTTCTTCATACTAAACATATTAGTAACAGTACTGGTAGTCTTAATACTCCCACATTAAGGAGTTATAAAGACAAGAGAAAGGCTATATTGatgaaatttgtaaatataaatgAGGAACAAATAGGTCAATATCATGATTGGAATATAAATAAATCAGATAAAGGATCATATATAGATGAATCCATAAATTCAAAGTCAAGTAACGCAAACATATCTTTGCAAGATTCTAACAAGGAATTAAGAGGGGAGAATAATACTGCAATTAATACTGATAGATTATCTAGACAACTTAGTGAACCACCAGATATGTATTCTTCTCAAAGTACTTTGTATGAAACAAGTCAAAATGAATTATATAGACAAAGTTCAGAACCTACATTTTCAGTATCAGAAGCAACTCATACAGAAATGATATCTATAACTAAGTATAGCGAAGAGAACAAGAAAGCAGTGGAACATTCAAAAATGGAATCACACTCTGATAATGCATGTGTTCATTTGTCTCCTGTTATGAAGAATAGACTTTGGAATGTATATGTTGCCCACACATCAACGCCATCAAATTTATTACGCAAAAGCTTAGTTACTAATGACTACATGTTAACTCCTATTACTAACAATGATAAGAGCATGAGCCCAATTACGCAAAGCGCTACTAAAATGACAAAAGCTATGCAG GAAACAATGATGACACCCCGATCCAGAAAACCAGTAATGATGGTTTCTGGATCAAACCTATGTAATCTCGCTTCTGTCAATAATAGTTGGAATCAACAAAGTAATAACATGCATGGTCCAAACCTTGATATTATTGGTCCAATAAATTGTACTTCAATTCTAGAAGAATCTCAAAAGCCCAATAACACAGATAGCGAAATTGTATACAACGAAGTTATTGACTTGGAagataaagaaaatttaaacaaaaatacaACAGAGAAAAGAAGATTTGTTACATCAATTACCGATGACTATCACACAATCAAACAACAAAGTACAATGTCTATAACAAGCACATTTAGGGAATATTTATTGTCTAGAAGTGTGTTAACTGCTAGTCCTGTGGATCTCAGTTTTTCGTCGCGTACTGGAGACTTCGAACAATCAGAATccgatttaaatattttaaacgagGATGGCCTTTCTGAAAGCTTACTTTGTTGTTTAAATGGAAATCAACCTGAATCTGATACTTCTGGTATTGCATCTGGTAGTACTAATAGCGCGAATTCGTCGGAAAAGAATGAGGAAGTGGCAAGTTCACCAAGAAAACGAGCAACTAGTTTACAGCGTAATGATTCTAAGAAATCAATAAAAGAATCTAGAAAATTAAGAAGCATACAAGGACAAGGTTTCAGAAATAAACAATTAAGCGAATCAACATTAAATTctgtaaaaataaaagacaCATTTCAAGAAACTTCATTTTGA
- the LOC126919605 gene encoding U6 snRNA-associated Sm-like protein LSm1: protein MNILPGTASLLEELDKKLMVLLRDGRTLIGYLRSVDQFANIVLHRTIERIHVGKEYGDIPRGIFIVRGENVVLLGEIDRDKERDLPLTEVSVDDILDAQRREQELKQDQKRLINKTLKERGLSYIPDMGHDDMF from the exons ATGAACATTTTGCCAGGGACGGCATCTCTTCTTGAAGAACTTGACA AAAAACTTATGGTTTTATTAAGAGATGGCAGAACTTTAATTGGATATCTTAGAAGTGTTGATCAATTTGCTAATATTGTACTTCATCGTACAATTGAAAGAATTCATGTTGGCAAAGAATATGGAGACATTCCAAGAGGAATTTTTATTGTCAGAGGAGAAAATGTTGTCCTTTTGGGAGAAATA GACAGAGATAAAGAAAGAGATTTACCATTGACTGAAGTATCTGTTGATGATATCTTGGATGCACAAAGACGAGAACAAGAATTAAAGCAAGACCAGAAACGACTAATAAATAAAACTCTGAAGGAACGAGGTTTATCATATATTCCAGATATGGGTCATGATGACATGTTCTGA